One segment of Erigeron canadensis isolate Cc75 chromosome 2, C_canadensis_v1, whole genome shotgun sequence DNA contains the following:
- the LOC122587731 gene encoding uncharacterized protein LOC122587731 — protein sequence MLRNSGKRWWVGLLAIKKGALDNIEWPEFKTLFFKEFRTEAEVTKLRSEFLNDCQGNMSLNEFRVQLLDKAQFCPEFLENDQLLKEQFYLKLRKNLREKISLRQMDSFSMLADVARNHEIELSRVDEGELKRKHEETNSPNKRPRQEGSSGNHTNRRNVPFCRQCKKNHSGVCRAAEKGCYTCGKLGYTIRECKSKPHKLVICFKCYEEGHMKSSYPKLTEEERLEERRREAERKNAQAYGNQQGRSVQLTVEQARNADDVVIGTFLVYNVLMRILFDSRANKSFVATRVIHVIPVCKSCLENTLQVEVGNGRIKLVKDVYKGCEIKISSELFQANLVPFPMGEFDVILGMDWLTSFNAKIACDEKAIYLKTSKGEDLVVYGDRKERSIYICTFTRAKHYLSHGCSSYLAHIVDTEKKPPSIKDIPIVSEFADVFPEELSGIPPERQVEFSIV from the coding sequence ATGTTAAGGAATAGTGGAAAGCGGTGGTGGGTTGGATTGTTGGCAATAAAGAAGGGGGCCTTGGATAATATTGAATGGCCCGAGTTCAAAACCTTGTTCTTTAAGGAGTTCCGGACGGAGGCCGAAGTTACTAAGTTGAGAAGTGAATTCCTCAATGATTGTCAAGGCAATATGAGCTTAAATGAATTCCGAGTTCAACTTTTGGACAAAGCACAATTTTGTCCGGAATTTCTAGAAAATGATCAATTGCTTAAAGAGCAATTCTATTTGAAGTTGAGGAAGAATTTACGAGAGAAGATTAGCCTACGCCAAATGGATTCTTTTTCCATGTTGGCGGATGTGGCTAGGAATCATGAGATTGAGTTGTCAAGGGTGGATGAAGGTGAATTGAAGAGGAAGCACGAAGAAACGAACTCTCCTAACAAGCGCCCTAGGCAAGAGGGTAGTTCCGGTAATCATACTAATAGGAGGAATGTTCCTTTTTGCCGTcaatgcaagaagaatcatTCGGGGGTATGTAGGGCGGCGGAGAAGGGTTGCTATACATGCGGAAAactgggatacacaatccgggAATGCAAGTCGAAACCGCATAAACtagttatatgttttaagtgctATGAAGAGGGGCATATGAAAAGTTCATACCCTAAGTTGACCGAAGAAGAAAGACTTGAAGAGAGGAGGAGGGAGGCAGAGAGAAAGAATGCCCAAGCTTATGGGAATCAACAGGGGAGATCGGTCCAACTAACAGTGGAACAAGCTAGGAATGCGGATGATGTCGTTATAGGTACATTTCTTGTATACAATGTGCTTATGCGAATTCTCTTTGATTCGAGGGCGAATAAATCTTTTGTTGCAACTAGGGTAATTCATGTTATACCCGTGTGTAAGTCGTGTCTAGAAAATACCTTGCAAGTTGAGGTTGGTAATGGTAGGATAAAATTAGTGAAGGATGTGTATAAAGGGTGTGAGATCAAAATTTCCTCGGAGCTCTTTCAAGCCAATTTAGTTCCCTTTCCAATGGGAGAATTTGATGTAATcttgggtatggattggttgaCCTCTTTTAATGCTAAAATCGCGTGTGATGAAAAGGCGATATATTTAAAGACCTCCAAGGGTGAAGACTTGGTGGTTTATGGTGATAGGAAAGAACGTTCTATATACATTTGTACATTCACTCGTGCCAAACATTATTTGTCCCATGGATGTTCATCCTATCTAGCTCACATTGTTGACACTGAGAAGAAACCTCCATCTATAAAAGACATTCCTATTGTTAGTGAATTTGCTGATGTTTTTCCCGAAGAATTGTCGGGCATTCCTCCCGAACGGCAGGTCGAGTTTTCCAttgtgtga